A segment of the Synechococcus sp. MEDNS5 genome:
TTTGGTGCATCGCAGGAGCAGGAATTTTTTGAAAATGATACAGCAGATATCAAGACCTTCCTTAACGAATACACTGAAACATTTCGGCGCTCTAATCCAAACATAAACATTGCCTACATCACCTATAAATCAAACAATTTTATCAGCCAGATCAAACAAGACAGCGACCTTAATCTTGGGCCAGACCTTGTCATCACAGACCAATATTTAGCGACTACATTGCTAAAAAATGGCCTCACCACACCACTCCCAAACAAACAAAATTTTGATACATTTTACAATTCACGCATCCAGACGTTTGCGCAAATAAAAGGAGAATACACGTTTGCTCCATGGCTGGTTGATACACAAATTGCATGCTTTAACAAGTCAAAGATAGGGAACTCTCCGGGAACAATTGACGAGCTTGAAAAACTCAGTTCCAGTGGAAAAAAAATTGGACTTGCAAAGAATAGCTTTGAGATAGCCTGGTCAGCAGGTGCTCTAGGAGCCGTTTCTGAAATCAGCTCGGTTGGCAATCAGATCCCAACCAACCCAAACTATCCAGGTCTACGCAAATGGCTTCAATGGCTCCGACAAGCAGCCCTGTATAAGAACATCTCTTTCCATAAAGACAAGAGAGAACTGAGCACAAAGCTCAAAAAAAATGAGCTCGACTGGATAACATGCTCTGGCAGCCAACTTGAAGATCTCAAAAGAATAATGGGCAACAACCTTGGGATTGCCGCACTGCCCAATGGCACCATGTCAAAAGCATTTCCAAGGTACCTAATTTATGGTTTCGCATTGGGCAAAAACTCAAGTCGCACCCAACGAAAAACAGCAATTAAATACATCAAAACCTTGGTTAACGTCATCGCACAGAGAAAGATTCAGCTCGACGATTTAGGACTCCTAGCAGCCAATCAAAACGTATCCATTCCACCTGAAATCTCAAAAATTCAATCCGCCATCAATACATCCTATAACAAGCAATGGCAGTCTTACTCGAAAGAGGAACCTGGACTACAAAGCTACGGAGAACGATATGGAGATCAAAGCAAAACAATTGCAGATCTTATTGATGGCTCTCTCGACGTCGATGAAGCCTTGAAAATCCTCACCACACCACAAACAAACTGATCACCATGGAGGCACTACAGACAGAGATTGTGGGTTGGCTGGGCTACTTGGACAGGTGGAGCGTGAGCTGGCAGATCGCTTTTATCCTTGTTGTTGCGATTTCAGTTGCATTCACCCGCCGGACGACGACACTCTTCAACAACAATCAACCCCTTGCCAATCTTGTTGGCCCTCTAACCCTAGTGGGCACGGGACTGCTTCTTGGGATCGTGCCAATCCCATCTGGCATTGTTCTTCAGGTGGGGCTCTTCTGGGCACTCTTTAATACTGTCAGCTGGATTGAATCAAAACTAAAAATCAATAACCGCAAAAATCAACTTGCAGCGTTACTCAGTAAAATCGCGAAGCCCGCAATATTGGTCTGGGCGATTACTTATTTTATCGCAAGACTCAGCAGCCTGTCGGCCATAAGCATTGTTGGAATAGGCAATTTTTCAAACACCGAGTTCGCCATCGGCAACACCTTTTTACTTGTCATTGGATTGTACTTAATCTTAGTAACGAGTCAAACTTTTGCAGCACTTACAGCCTATGTGATTCAACTAATCCTCAAATATGACGACCGAACGCGCAAACTACTTCAACCTCTTTTCCAGTATTTGATCATTGCCTGTGGCCTGGTAGCGCTTGCATTATGGGCAAATTTTGACAGCAGCACTCTGCTCGTTATCTTCGGCTCATTAAGCATTGGCCTGGGACTCGGGCTACAACAACCAGTCTTGAACTTTGTTACTGGAATCTGGCTCTTACTTGAGGGTTCTATCAAACCTGGCGAAGTTCTCATGATCGACAATGAACCTTGTCTGGTGAAGAAACTTGGCTTAAGGGTAATCTACCTAAGTAGACAGCGTGATGACGCGGAACTGCTGATTCCCAATCAAATCCTTTTTCAAGCGAAAGCGGAATCATTCACCGCAGGAGAAAATAACAGACGAGAAACCATTGAAATTGGCGCCGCTTACCACCACGATCCCCAACTCATCATTGGCTTGCTGGAGGAGATTGCACAATCTCACGACCGGGTTCTCAAACAGCCGATGCCGAAAGCATTCACGATCGATTTTGCCGACTCATCAATCACCTACATACTCAAATTCTCTGTTCGCAATCCGCTTGATGCTTTGACAGTCAGCAGTGAACTGCGTCAGCAGATCTGGACTGCCTTCGAAGAGAATGACATCACCATTCCCTTTCCCCAGCGCCAGGTGTACCCCATGGAATGGCCTCCCAAGGACAAGAAAACGCTTGGCTGACAAAGGCCAGGTCGAGATCAGCTGAGGTCCGCCAAACGCTTGCGGGCCAAATCGGCCTGGGCCTGCTTCTCATCCAGGTTGGCCTGGCATTCCGCCACCACCTCTGGCGGGGCCTTGCCAGCGAAGTTGGGGTTGCCCAGCCGGCCTGCCAGTCCTTTGATCTCCTTCTCGGCCTTGGCGATGTCTTTTTCCAGGCGGCCCTTGAGCGCATCGAGATCCACAAGCCCTTCGATCGGCAACAGCACCTGCAGCTCACCGCTCACCCCCGCCAGGGCCTTGGCCACTGGAGCCGCATCAGCTTCCGCCGGCGTCATCACCGCAACCGACTCCGCCCGGGTCAACGCCGTGATGTCGGCCGTGCCCTTGGTGAGCACAGCCGCCAGCTCGCCGCGGCCGGTGACGAAGCGCACCGGCACCGATTGGGAGGGCTTGAGGCCCGCCACCGCCCGCAGGTTGCGCACCAAGCGGATAGCACCGATCAGCTCCGCGAAGGACGCTTCCAAGGCATCATCCAGAGCGCTCTCATCCCGAGCCGGCCAGGACTGCAGGGCCAGGAAACTGGTCGCCGGTTCGCCGGTGACGCTGTGCCAGAGCTCCTCGGTGAGGTGGGGCATCAGCGGATGCAGCATCAGGTGCATCTGGCTGATCACCTTGGCCAGCACCTGCTTGGCCACCCGTTGATCAGCCAGGGCCTCGGCTGAGGGGTTCTCACCGGGATTGAGCCGGCGCTTGCTCAGCTCCAGATACCAGTCGCAAACGTCGTTCCAGGCGAACTCGTAGAGGCCCTTAGCCGCTTCACCCAATGCATAACTTCCATAACGCTCCGCCGTCTCCCGGTTCACCCTGGCTAGACGCGAGAGGATCCAACGGTCCGCCAACTGCAGGGCCTCAGGGATGGGCTCACCGAGTTGGGCCGGCGTCTCGCCGCCCAGGTTCATCAGGGCGAAGCGGGTGGCATTCCAGAGCTTGTTGGCAAAGTTGCGCGAGGCCTCCACGGTGGCGGAGGTGTCCTTTTTGCGGTCGTAATCCAGGCGGATGTCCTGACCCGCACCAGCCACTTCACGCACCAGGGCAAAACGCAAAGCATCGGTGCCGTAACGGTCGATCAGCAGCAGTGGATCGATGCCGTTGCCGGCGCTCTTGCTCATCTTGCGGTTCTGCTCATCCCGCACCAGGCCGTGGATGTAGACGTCCTGGAAGGGCATCGCGCCGGTGAAAGCGCCGGCCATCATCGTCATCCGGGCCACCCAGAAAAAGATGATGTCGAAGCCCGTCACCAGGGTGCTGGTGGGGTACCAGCGCTGCAGATCAGCGCTGTCCGTATCGGGCCAACCCAGGGTGGAGAAGGGCCAGAGGCCACTGGAGAACCAGGTGTCGAGCACGTCTTCGTCCTGCTCGATCTGCGCCGCCGCGCCGTACTCCGCCTTGGCCTTCTCCAGGGCTTCGGCTTCGTTGCGG
Coding sequences within it:
- a CDS encoding ABC transporter substrate-binding protein, translating into MTAGSLAILLTSCTNFKAPTTLFITFGASQEQEFFENDTADIKTFLNEYTETFRRSNPNINIAYITYKSNNFISQIKQDSDLNLGPDLVITDQYLATTLLKNGLTTPLPNKQNFDTFYNSRIQTFAQIKGEYTFAPWLVDTQIACFNKSKIGNSPGTIDELEKLSSSGKKIGLAKNSFEIAWSAGALGAVSEISSVGNQIPTNPNYPGLRKWLQWLRQAALYKNISFHKDKRELSTKLKKNELDWITCSGSQLEDLKRIMGNNLGIAALPNGTMSKAFPRYLIYGFALGKNSSRTQRKTAIKYIKTLVNVIAQRKIQLDDLGLLAANQNVSIPPEISKIQSAINTSYNKQWQSYSKEEPGLQSYGERYGDQSKTIADLIDGSLDVDEALKILTTPQTN
- a CDS encoding valine--tRNA ligase, producing MPELAKTYDPVGTEARWQQAWESQGAFHPDPNAPGEPFSVVIPPPNVTGSLHMGHAFNTALIDTIVRYQRLAGKNVLCLPGTDHASIAVQTILEKQLKEEGKTRHDQGRDAFLERAWQWKAESGGRIVGQLRRLGYSVDWKRQRFTLDEGLSEAVKEAFVRLHEQGLIYRGEYLVNWCPASGSAVSDLEVEMKEVDGHLWHFRYPLSSGEGHLEVATTRPETMLGDTAVAVNPTDQRYAHLVGQTLTLPFVGREIPIVADDHVEKDFGTGCVKVTPAHDPNDFAIGQRHGLPQITVMRKNGTMNKEAGQFEGLDRFEARKAVVAGLEELGLLVKVEDYRHSVPYSDRGKVPVEPLLSTQWFVKTEPLAARCRDALEKQDPRFIPERWEKVYRDWLTDIRDWCISRQLWWGHRIPAWFVISETGGKYTDTTPYVVARNEAEALEKAKAEYGAAAQIEQDEDVLDTWFSSGLWPFSTLGWPDTDSADLQRWYPTSTLVTGFDIIFFWVARMTMMAGAFTGAMPFQDVYIHGLVRDEQNRKMSKSAGNGIDPLLLIDRYGTDALRFALVREVAGAGQDIRLDYDRKKDTSATVEASRNFANKLWNATRFALMNLGGETPAQLGEPIPEALQLADRWILSRLARVNRETAERYGSYALGEAAKGLYEFAWNDVCDWYLELSKRRLNPGENPSAEALADQRVAKQVLAKVISQMHLMLHPLMPHLTEELWHSVTGEPATSFLALQSWPARDESALDDALEASFAELIGAIRLVRNLRAVAGLKPSQSVPVRFVTGRGELAAVLTKGTADITALTRAESVAVMTPAEADAAPVAKALAGVSGELQVLLPIEGLVDLDALKGRLEKDIAKAEKEIKGLAGRLGNPNFAGKAPPEVVAECQANLDEKQAQADLARKRLADLS
- a CDS encoding mechanosensitive ion channel family protein, with protein sequence MEALQTEIVGWLGYLDRWSVSWQIAFILVVAISVAFTRRTTTLFNNNQPLANLVGPLTLVGTGLLLGIVPIPSGIVLQVGLFWALFNTVSWIESKLKINNRKNQLAALLSKIAKPAILVWAITYFIARLSSLSAISIVGIGNFSNTEFAIGNTFLLVIGLYLILVTSQTFAALTAYVIQLILKYDDRTRKLLQPLFQYLIIACGLVALALWANFDSSTLLVIFGSLSIGLGLGLQQPVLNFVTGIWLLLEGSIKPGEVLMIDNEPCLVKKLGLRVIYLSRQRDDAELLIPNQILFQAKAESFTAGENNRRETIEIGAAYHHDPQLIIGLLEEIAQSHDRVLKQPMPKAFTIDFADSSITYILKFSVRNPLDALTVSSELRQQIWTAFEENDITIPFPQRQVYPMEWPPKDKKTLG